In Mangifera indica cultivar Alphonso chromosome 1, CATAS_Mindica_2.1, whole genome shotgun sequence, a single genomic region encodes these proteins:
- the LOC123194385 gene encoding protein BRICK 1: MARAGGITNAVNVGIAVQADWENREFISHISLNVRRLFEFLVQFEATTKSKLASLNEKLDTLERRLELLEVQVGTASANPHLFTT; this comes from the exons ATGGCTAGAGCTGGAGGAATAACAAACGCAGTGAATGTCGGAATTGCTGTTCAAGCTGATTGGGAAAATCGTGAGTTTATTTCTCACATTTCTCTCAACGTTCGTCGCCTTTTCGAATTCCTTGTCCAATTTG AGGCTACAACAAAGAGCAAATTAGCTTCACTAAATGAGAAGCTTGACACGCTGGAGCGTCGTTTAGAATTGCTTGAAGTCCAAGTGGGTACTGCATCAGCAAATCCACATCTTTTCACCACCTGA